Proteins encoded together in one Chitinophaga sp. LS1 window:
- a CDS encoding deoxynucleoside kinase: MAIAGNIGAGKTTLTELLAKHYKWDPQFEDVEHNPYLNDFYEDMPRWSFNLQVYFLHGRLKQLLEIQNGNDIVIQDRTIYEDAHIFAPNLYEMGLMTKRDFDNYFNFFETLKSMVKPPDLLIYLKASVPTLVAQIQKRGREYEENIRLDYLKRLNEYYNNWIERYTEGPLLIIDIDKNKFPESDEDLGEIISKIDSQLYGLF; the protein is encoded by the coding sequence ATCGCGATAGCCGGGAACATTGGTGCCGGTAAGACCACACTTACTGAACTGCTGGCAAAGCATTACAAATGGGATCCCCAGTTTGAAGATGTAGAGCACAATCCATATCTTAATGATTTCTATGAGGATATGCCACGCTGGTCCTTCAACCTGCAAGTGTATTTCCTACATGGAAGATTGAAACAACTGCTGGAAATTCAGAATGGCAATGACATTGTGATTCAGGATCGTACCATCTATGAAGATGCGCACATCTTTGCTCCCAACCTGTATGAGATGGGATTGATGACAAAGCGCGACTTTGACAACTACTTTAATTTCTTTGAGACACTGAAGTCAATGGTGAAACCACCGGACCTGCTCATCTATCTCAAGGCTTCTGTACCTACCCTGGTCGCACAGATTCAGAAGAGAGGAAGAGAGTATGAAGAGAATATCCGACTGGACTATCTGAAGCGACTGAATGAATATTATAATAACTGGATAGAGAGATATACGGAAGGACCTTTGCTGATCATTGATATCGATAAGAATAAGTTTCCGGAGAGTGATGAAGATTTAGGAGAGATTATTTCAAAGATTGATTCACAGCTGTACGGGCTGTTTTGA